GTCAAAACTGGCTGCTCAGGTAAGGGCTGATAGAATCCGAAGATTACAGCATGGCGAAGAACTCCCACAGGAAAAACCAAAGGCTCCATTATTGGGTGATGTAGCTAAGAAGTACCTTGAATGGGTGCAACAAAACAGAGCTAATAAGGGCAGAGACATAGTTAATAGATATGCACTTCATATTAAGCCACGTTTTGAGAAAAAGCGCATGGATGAGATAACCCCTTTCGCACTGGAAAAAATGAAGATAGAGCTTCAAAAGCAGGGTTATGCAGGACAATCTGTTAAGCATTGCCTGGTGATGGTAAGAGAGATTTTTAATAAAGCTATACAATGGAATTTATGGCAAGGTGATAACCCTGTTTCAAAAATAAAGATGCCTGCGATACAAAACCAAAGAGAGCGTTTTTTATCTTATGATGAAGCGGATATGCTTTTCACGGAATTAAAGAAAGTATCGGACGTATTACACAATATCGCATTAATGGCATTGCACACTGGCATGAGGGCAGGGGAAGTATTTAGCTTAAGGTGGTACGATATAGATTTCAAAAACGATCTTATAACGGTCCGTGATCCGAAAAACAAAAATAGGCGGACTGCATTTTTAACAGGAACGATTAAGGGTATGTTGCAGTCTATCCCGGAAGGGAACCCAGAAGAATATATTTTTAAAAATAAGAGACATGGCGGGAAAATCAATGAAGTATCTAATGCTTTTTCAAAAGTTGTTGATACAATAGGGCTCAACAAGGGGATTGAGGATGCACGGCAGAAAATAACTTTCCATTCGTTACGTCATACGTTCTGTTCCTGGCTTGCATTGCAGGGTGAAAGCATCATGACTATCCGTGATCTGGCAGGGCACAAGTCAATTTCGATGACAATGCGTTATAGTCATTTAATACCAGATGAAAAGAGAAAGGCAGCTGCACGACTTGAAGCAGCATTCAATCAGAGCAAGGAAAGCAATATCATACAGTTAAACGAAACATAGCAGCATACACAGGGGATAGGGTAGCTCCCGAAAAGTGCTATCTCCGGCACCTTCCCCTTTTGTAATATAGGAGAAAATCCACTAAGGAGAGGTGACTGCATGGACAAACTCAACCAACAAATGTCTTTTCCAGACGAAATCAATAAAGACAAATTGATAGAATATGTGGGCGAATGGACTTATACATGGCCTTTTATAAGGAAGATCATTCTTTATAAAGCCATCAAAAGATACGAAGACACAGAAGAGTATTGTATTATTTTTTTGGTTAATGATATAAAACTTGCACGTACCGATACCTCATACCCATATGATGATATGCTCCCGATACGGGACGATTTACATAAATGCTTAAAAAAAACTGTGTACTGGCATATCTGTTCTGTAGACAATGAGGACTTAACAGTTGATCCTATCTGTCAATCCATAAGAGTTGATAAGTATTGGACGCTATATCAGCGTATTGACAATACTGTCTCTACCGAGGAGAAAGAGCGCGAGAATGCTCGAAAAAATAAACTCAGCGAGATAGACAATGCTATCCTCCGTTATGTTTTGAAACGACAGAAGAAAAACCCACGTTTATCAATCCCAGATATTGCAAAAGCTATACTGATATCTCAAGAGGACTTCTTGTATTCAATGAAAACTGATGGGACGCTGCCAAAACAGGAAACCCTGGAAAAGCGTATCAGGACCATGCTACAACTGCACAACAAAAAATAGATTTCTGCATGAATACTCAGTAATATTTTTTTTATTAAATAATAACAGTAAGATATAAGCCACTTTCTGCATGGTATAACTTTTCCTGCATTTGCAGCCTCACCCTTGTGACAAAAAACCATGTTTTATGAGTTAATTATGCATGTTTACGAGTAAACATGCATAATCTCAGGAGGTTAAAAACATGCATAAAAACAAACAGGCAATTACCGCAGAACAGGCAGCAGAGGTTTACGGTTTATCGAAGGGTACTCTTGCAAATATGCGTTTTGCAAAGAAGGGGCCAAAGTTTTATAAGGTAGGTAGAAAAATATTATACAAGGTTACCGATCTGGAGGCCTGGTTATATCAGAACCCAGTGCAGACGTTAGACTCTCGCAACGATAGGTAACAGCCATGATAAAAGAATACTCTTATTTCTTGAATGGCTACAATCCGAATGCAGATACACTTGCGAAGCAGGCGCTTGAGGACATGCAGGCGTCCGGATTATCACCGGAAACATTGGAGGCGGCAGGCATTCGACTATTTTCAGGTAATAGCGACGAACTTAAAAAAAGACTTGGCTTTGTGAGTATCAATAGCAATTCCATTTTAAAAACCAGTATCCTTATTGAATTCCCTTTTTTCGATCAGACCGGCAATATTGCATTTTATGAATACAAACCATTTCCGTCTATTGATGGTAGGAAATATCTTCACCCACTGGGCACTCCAGCTTATCCATATATTTCTTTGTATGTTTGGCAGGTTGCCGACAAAACAAGTAAGCCTGTATGGGTCACTGAGGGGACAAAGAAAGCCTTGAAATTGTTACAGCATGGCCGTAAATGCATCTCTTTATCCGGCGTGTGGAATTTCCGAGCAGGCAAAGACAGCGAAGAAATAGAAAGCAAATCTTTCTGGCGTGAACTTGAAACCTTTTCATGGAAAGGCAGGACAGTTTATATTGCCTTTGATTCAGACCTTTGGACGAATTCACAAGTAAGACATGCCCTTTATGAGTTGGCCTTTAAGCTTATAGCAAAAGGCGCAATTATCCGATTTCCACAATGGCATGAAGAAAAAGGAATAGACGATCATCTTGCAGATACGGAGGATGTCGGAAAGGAACTGCATCTCCTTGAAGGTAAGGCATTGCCTATCGATAAATTTATTACCTTTGACCACAAGGATGAAATTATCAGGGCGTTATCAGAAGCACATGATATGGACGATCTATCAAGAGAAAGTCTTATCAACACTGTAGCAAAAAAGTTTAATATCAGGCCGAAACGACTATCTTTTGAAATTATGAAAAGAACTAAATCCGAAAAGGCTGAGGGATATACCGAGAATGAAAAGCAGGCAGCTATAACACTGTTAAGCGATCCGGCACTGATTCAGAACTTTCTTAAAGTATGCCATAAACGATACATAGGACGGGAAAAGACATTGATCCTTGTCAAACTTGCAACATTGACCAGGCACCTCAATAAGGGTTTAAGCATTGTCCTGTCAGGTAGTTCATCAAGCGGTAAGTCTGAATTGATAGGAACGGTATTGAAGACCGTTGACCCGAAGGCAGTGGAAAACTTTTCCAGAACGTCGGCACAATATCTGGAATATAGAACAGATGATCTTGCACATAAGATTATTGTCTACCATGAACTTAATGGAGTAGGCCAGACAGCTCAAACCATAAGAACGGCGTTAACTGAGGGCGAGCTTGTGTTGGGAACAGTTCAAAAAAATGCCCATGGGACTATGAGCGGCGAAAAGATAGAAAAAGATACCAGGGGGCTGGTAATCCTCTCTACACATACCGGCTATAAAATTGACTATGAATTAAGTACAAGGGTCTTAATGCAAGAGATTACACATGATGAAGGTTTGGCAAGGCAGGTATATAGCCTTAAGGCTGGGAGTGGTTCTGTTGATTGTAGCGAAGATTTCAACATATGGCAGGTTGCAGATTCACTTATTGAACCGAAAGACGTGGAAATTCCATATATTAATGCCCTTGCAGAACTATTTCCAACTAAGGATGAGCGTTATATGAGGGACTTTGACAAGGTTGTATCATTAGTTAAAGCGTCGGCATTATTTTATTGTTATCAGCGGGAACAGACTCAGGACGGCACAATAATAGCCAATGAAAACGATTATAAGCTTGTTTATTCTCTATCGGATGCCTTTACGCAATCCTCATTGTTTGTGGGCAAACCTGTTATCGAAATCCTCCAGAAGGTTGAATCAATTAAAGAATGCACCCGTGATGATCTTCTAAAATCTTTTTCTTATTCTGAAAAAACATTAACACGGTACATAAGCCAGGCAGTAGGGGCTGGTTGTCTTGAAATAGAAGGCAGGGGTAAAAAACAGAAGCTGAAAGTCCTGGAAATTCCCGAACCTGTTTCGATATTGCCAAAGCCGGAAGATATTTTCAAAAAAAATACTCCCTTATCCTGTGTCCGATTGTCCAATTTAGAAGAAGCCATTGATAATATTGGCTCAAAATCGGACACAGGCTTTTGTCCGATAATATCCAATATGTCCAAAAGGGACAACAAACCCTTAAATATGGAACAATCGGACAAATCGGACAAAGGGGGTTGTCCAATAGAAACAGGTGACAATAAAGGTTCTACACCTCTTTGGACAAATGGACAACAAAAAGAAAGTGAAATATTTTCTGATGTAGATTTCATGCCCGAAACAGACGAAATCCCGGAGGTGGAGCTTTATGCTTAAATTTTCAGTTATAAATCCTATCAAGTTAAAAACTCAAAGAGGCCTTGAGGTATTTCCAAGTGGAGCGGTTATATTTCCAAAGAAAGTTGAACCATTATTGAAGCTTCTGGAAGCAGGCAGGATTAAACCGGCGCAATCATGCCCAATATGTAAATCCTACAGGTGGTGGCTTTCTATTCATGGGAGCTTAGTCTGTGGGCTTTGTCATCCTCCAGCATCCGAGGGTATTGTAAAAATGTATTTTTATGAAAGAAGTATACGACAAAGTTAGATAATAAACACTGAGGTGGGCATATGAGCAACATAATCAGCATTACAAGACAAAAGAGAATAAATTGGATTGTTTACTCGAAAGAGCTTCCCACTTGTATTATTAAAGCATCTAACCCGTGGGAAGCCATGAACAAAATCATTGAGACATTACCAGCAGGTAAGGGGATAACATTTACCAGTGTTTACCCCGAAGATGATGATGTGGAATGGTTGTCTGAATGGGATGCTCCAACAGAAGGTTGGGGAGTCAAAGCCTGACAGCATAGAACAGTCGCAGGACTGGGGGCAAGTTATTGTCTGGGTCGTCACTTCTGTAGACCGGATCGGTGTCCAAGACGCGTGATATGGCAAAATATAAATATTTTGTTCCAGAGGAAATGGGGTCACTTTGGCACCCCTTTGACCCCCCTTTGACATCCCTCAAGGATACTCCAGAATGTACGAATTTATGCAATGATATACAAGTGTATGCCTTATCAGATAAATTTCAATCTATAGGCAATTTTAAGCATATGCTCAAAAGTGAGTGACGGTTCATAAAGTTATGATAGATAAATTTCTACTGAACGGCACGATTGATAAAATGGAAATATGATATTTTATTTATGTCTTCCTGCAATTTACACAGACAGCCATTTACATATCGCTGCAGCTTTCATATGGTATTTCTTGTTAAGAACAAAAAAGACAGGGCTATTGTTAACCCTGCCTTGATAATTAACCATTTATGATTACTTTGCGAATCTTCTTCCTTTTGCTGCAATACCTGCAAGTCCTGGTCCAAATAAAAGAATTGCTCCTGGAATAGGCACGGGAGAAGGGGAAGAGCCGCCGACATTGCCGGAATGCACCGCCAACGCATAATGCTCGCTATACTTAGCGCCTTCCCCACTCTGGGCGCCGCTGTTGAAGTAGAATTCCCACGCGTAGCTGGTTGACATTGAATACTCCGTACCTGACCAATAGTGGTTGGGCTGCAGGTTGATAAAAGGACCAGCATTCACGAGGCCATAACCGGACCTGGGGTTCCCGCTTGTATCAAAATAACCTTTATTCCTAAGCTCTGCATAATAGAGGTGGCCCATCTCGCTGGTTGTGATGTTGTAGCCTGCCTTTGTAGTACCGTTGTAACCCCATACATTTGGTCGCTCATCATCAACGGTACTGGGCAGATGCCAACTATCGGCAATAGTG
This genomic window from Pseudomonadota bacterium contains:
- a CDS encoding site-specific integrase; amino-acid sequence: MKKPKKEYSDNTKRQATQYPGVYQRRSEKTHGMMDTCFDISYKKDGKKTWEKVGWASDGYTSKLAAQVRADRIRRLQHGEELPQEKPKAPLLGDVAKKYLEWVQQNRANKGRDIVNRYALHIKPRFEKKRMDEITPFALEKMKIELQKQGYAGQSVKHCLVMVREIFNKAIQWNLWQGDNPVSKIKMPAIQNQRERFLSYDEADMLFTELKKVSDVLHNIALMALHTGMRAGEVFSLRWYDIDFKNDLITVRDPKNKNRRTAFLTGTIKGMLQSIPEGNPEEYIFKNKRHGGKINEVSNAFSKVVDTIGLNKGIEDARQKITFHSLRHTFCSWLALQGESIMTIRDLAGHKSISMTMRYSHLIPDEKRKAAARLEAAFNQSKESNIIQLNET
- a CDS encoding helix-turn-helix domain-containing protein, with protein sequence MHKNKQAITAEQAAEVYGLSKGTLANMRFAKKGPKFYKVGRKILYKVTDLEAWLYQNPVQTLDSRNDR
- a CDS encoding DUF3854 domain-containing protein, which encodes MIKEYSYFLNGYNPNADTLAKQALEDMQASGLSPETLEAAGIRLFSGNSDELKKRLGFVSINSNSILKTSILIEFPFFDQTGNIAFYEYKPFPSIDGRKYLHPLGTPAYPYISLYVWQVADKTSKPVWVTEGTKKALKLLQHGRKCISLSGVWNFRAGKDSEEIESKSFWRELETFSWKGRTVYIAFDSDLWTNSQVRHALYELAFKLIAKGAIIRFPQWHEEKGIDDHLADTEDVGKELHLLEGKALPIDKFITFDHKDEIIRALSEAHDMDDLSRESLINTVAKKFNIRPKRLSFEIMKRTKSEKAEGYTENEKQAAITLLSDPALIQNFLKVCHKRYIGREKTLILVKLATLTRHLNKGLSIVLSGSSSSGKSELIGTVLKTVDPKAVENFSRTSAQYLEYRTDDLAHKIIVYHELNGVGQTAQTIRTALTEGELVLGTVQKNAHGTMSGEKIEKDTRGLVILSTHTGYKIDYELSTRVLMQEITHDEGLARQVYSLKAGSGSVDCSEDFNIWQVADSLIEPKDVEIPYINALAELFPTKDERYMRDFDKVVSLVKASALFYCYQREQTQDGTIIANENDYKLVYSLSDAFTQSSLFVGKPVIEILQKVESIKECTRDDLLKSFSYSEKTLTRYISQAVGAGCLEIEGRGKKQKLKVLEIPEPVSILPKPEDIFKKNTPLSCVRLSNLEEAIDNIGSKSDTGFCPIISNMSKRDNKPLNMEQSDKSDKGGCPIETGDNKGSTPLWTNGQQKESEIFSDVDFMPETDEIPEVELYA